TATTTGGCCCACATTATATGTTGAAGCTCAATGTTCGACTTTTTAGTCTTTATTCTGTTGGCAAGAGGACTAATAATGTCATGTTAGTTTTGCCTGTTGGTACTAAACACGCATCGGCGTCTTCTGTGAATTGTCCAAAATGGAAAAATCCATGTCAGGTACCACTATGTGATAAACTGCGTGTTTGGNATAAAGATAGTGGACTTCACTTGAAGCTGGGGAAGAGAAAGACTAAATGGGGTCCTGACTTGTCACAAGACATTGGAGTCAAGAAAGCTCGAGTTTTAGCTTACCAGGTAAAAAATTGAATGAAATGTTATTGTGTACAACTGACTGTTACTTAGATGCTATATTTTGAACAATTTCTTATAAAATGACAAGTTAGCTTTATGTGTCTTTGATAGTCAATTAATTGATTTGGAGATTAATCATTGGAATATGATATGATTAGAACCCCTTACATAAAGTTATGGTAGCTTTATGTCCTTGATTTGGAGATTTAGGATTGGAATTTGAACATTTTTGCTAGGACTGGTTTAATGTTTGAATATAGTTTGGGTGCTTTTGCACAAATTTGCTGTGAAGTCAGAGTGTTCACAGGTTTTGCAATTGAAATGTTAGATAATAGATTCTTTTTACAACGTGGTGCTATATTGTAGATAATATCTCGTATTTGGCCCACATTATATGTTGAAGCTCAATGTTCGACTTTTAGGCTTTATTCTGTTGCCAAGAGGACTAATAATGTCATGTTAGTTTTGCCTGTTGGTACTAAACACGCATCGGCGTCTTCTGTGAATTGTCCAAAATGGAAAAATCCATGTCAGGTACCACTATGTGATAAACTGCGTGTTTGGTGACCAATTTTGAGCAGAAACGCCTGGATCAGATTACACAGCGACTGGCTTCGGGAACTCTTGAAGTGGAGACTAATAGAGAATCAGCTTTAGCTTCACAGAACACCAATGATGTAAGTGATTTtcagtactttttttttcttctccatttatGATTCTTTAGCAATGTAAACTCATCTGCCGTTTATATGTTCATAGATCAGTATTGCTGAACAGCTGGAGTTTGAGAAGCGCGAAGCAATCGGTATGTAACACTAAATATTCCTCATTCCATCTGGACATTCGCTTTCCCTCAAGTAATATATAGTTTCTTTACTTCTAGGGGAGATACTCGAGCTGAACCCGAGGTACAAGGCTCCACGTGATTATAAGCCATTGCTAAAAGAAGCTAGATTGCCAATTGATGTAAGTTCTTGCTTGGTTAGATGGTTTAACCTTTATCGAATCATGCATTTGTTCTCTCATGTGGAGTGTTGCCTTACTACCTACCTCACCGAATCTAGAAAGTCTTGTACATTTGTTTGAGAGATGGATCATGTCGTATCTTGGGAGAGTATTGAGAATGTATTGAGTTTAAAGAAAGGATAGGTCTTATTTCGgagtatgtttctcttttctcattcTAGTCCTGTTTAAAGTCATGTCAAAAGTGGAATATAATTATGTATCCTTTTGATGACTTTTATCTATTAGTCCACCATATTTTATGTATCAGTTGAGGGTGTAATATATCAAGCTGTTTAAACCTATACAACATCCTTTGGATTCTGCTTTCTAAGTTATGTGATAACTCAGCTGTTCACAGCTTATATTGTATATGGACCTATGCTTTTGCAGGTTAAAGATCATTCTGATTTCAGCTTCCTAAGTATCATATTTGGTTCCCAAGGTGATACTCAAACGCGGCTCGAAAAAGTAAGTCACCTATGAATGCCATTGCTGCTATTCAAAACTATAGGTTCCTTACCTGCCTTGAGTCAACATCCTTCTGTGTGACTGTGTCTTTTTCTAACATTTCTTTCTTACTGTTATCATTCCATTTTTACTCTGCATACGAGCTAAGTATTTTCATTATGGGAACAAGAGACGGGAGCCAAAGTACAAATTTTTGGTACTAAAACAGGAGGAGAGAAGGTAAATATTGGAATACAATATCATCGAGTTAACCATAATAgactttcatttttgttctgCTTCTCCATGTTGGTCCCTAAAACTTCTCAAAATTCTTAATGCGAAGGTTTATGAATTGGATCGTGCAGGTTGAACTCTCTCCTTCACATGAAAATGAGATCCAGACGCCCTGGCAAACCTTGTATTTTCAGATATCATCTGACACTTACGAAAAAGTGGATGCAGCAATTGCTGTAATTGAGCTACTTATGTCTTCAGTTTCTGTGAGTTCCTAAATCTTCTATAAGAGAGTTAGAAGTATGATATAGCATTCTGTTATTTAAAGTCTCAATCAAATAATACTCAAAAGTATATTGTTTTCCTTTGTAGGGAAATACGGGAGCTGATGCTGCTCCTTCATCTTCCAGATCTGAAGATATTTCAACTAATCCAGCCCTGACCTCCGAACAACCAACTGATAGCTCTTTACAACCTCCTGAAAGCCAACTCCAACAGCATGGTTCTTCCTTTCCTTGGGCTTCAAATCAAGCTCCATTTCATCCACCTCTTATACCCTCTGCTTCAGGTCATGGTTATAGTATCCAGGAGCAAGCTCCATTTCATCCACACATGCCTCGACCACCAGATTCGTTCGCTTTTAACCTTTCCAACACACCAAGGGCCTATTCTGTGACTGCGACTCCATATGCTGGCAGTCAGATACAACCAATAGGACCACATTCTACTATGAGGCCTTCAACCCTATTTACTTTCCAACCTGTACATAGACCAACTTTGTTGCCAGACGTAGTCTCAAGCAACATGGCCCAGTCAGTACGGCCTCTGGCTCCTAACTTTAGTCCACATCCGGTAGCTCATCAGCAAGGTACTGAACCACCATCAATTCCCTTTCCCACAAGTATAAATCTGAAACATCTAGCAGAATATGGTTCTGGTGGTTCTATGCGTCCTATGTCTGTGTCAGCACATATTACTGGCAGGCATGCTGGTCTTGCTCCTCCCCCAGATCGTCCCATAAATACAGCTCCTAGGCCATTTTCCGGAGATTTTGGTTTCCTAACACAGCAGCCAAACGTTGTTTCCACACCACATATATCTCCTAGACCCAACTCTCAATCAGCTCATCTCCCTCATCTGTCATTTCAAGCCCCATCCGTCACTCTAAACCCTCGACATCTTGGGCAAAATTTCACAAGATTACAGCACTTCGACAGGCAGATGGAACAACCCTTGAGCCATCCATCTACGCCATTTCATGGTAACGCGAGATCTTCCAACTTGCAGAACTTTGGACCACCATCGTCTCATCAGATGAGGCCGAGGAACTTCCCTGGAGCTCAATTCCTGCAGCATTCTACTCATTTCCCTCCAAGACCAGTCTTTCATCATGATAATTTGGTACCGCGTGGCCAGCCACAGATTCGCCACCGGTTCAACTCTGGAGTCCATCAAGTGTATGACCCGTTTTCACCCGGTGATGTTTAATTTAGTAGTGTATTTTCAGTTGTATGTGAAGGATAGGCCATTGTATGTTATTTTCCGAACAGAAATTCCGAAACGTACGTTCACGTTCATACTTAAGTTCAGGAGACAcatgattttcttttgttgttgacttgttgtatTGAATGTAAAATTCGTTCGAAGTCCTCTGAACAAACCTTTCCGGAAAATCCAAAGCCTCTaaaatgttgttaaaaaaacaaaatcccatTGAACTGAACCAAAAGCTTGGCAATATCAATTTTCATGGCCCAATAGAGATcactttataatttatatataatcctAGCTTCTCTTTCCCTAACGCTTGTAGAACTGGTTTCAATCCTTTCAATCCTAACGCTTTAGGGACTGCTGAACCTTAGTATGAACTGTCCCTTTTCGCCACAAGTGGCAAATGAGTTACATTGAAAGGTTACTTGAGAAAGTCTTTGACTATCGTATTCTTATCCAATCTTCAATATATAAATCCTTGCATGcgtaaaattttgaaatttcaaatcaaATGCAAAGGAGTCATCTGCAACTCCATACCTCAGAACGATTTTTTAACTtcacaagaaaagaaactaaGACTTTCATAGAGTCGAAACATTTGAACGTCAGCAAAATAAGACGACATCGTAGAGTATGTACAAATTCTAGATTTTTGACACATTGTAAGTAGAACACTATCTCTTGAGTACCAGAAGGTTCAGATGTTGGGGCCTGACCTAAGAATCCTTTCAAGCTTCTCGGCCTTGAGGTAATCATTCTCTGTAAGGGGTCCAGCAGGAAAAGGTGTGATCTCCACCACCAAATGAGGAGTAGGTAACTCATCAAACAGAGCTCTCACATTGTTGCAACACACGCTTTGACCATGCGCACTCTCCCTCCGTATTTGACAACCCTGCAATAATAGTAGTATCTCCGTTTACCGAAACatagaataataaaaaacaagagTGTGTGGGTAATTATATGATAAGATGTGCTTTTTGTTGTTACCTTGTGAGATGTAGCATCTCTAAAATGATCATCATCTGAGAGAAGCGACGCAATGGCTTTAAGCAGACGGTTCCCTTCACCTTTGGAAGGCACCCTGTAGTTCCTTCTAAGTGTTCCCTTTGTTGTCGGGTGCCATTTGCTCACTAGCTTCCTCTTATCAGCTGCATCCTTTTctgaaacatatatacaaatataaaaagattgTCTCATACTCCTAAACATTTGAAACTAGATAACAATCAAGCAATCTCATTCTTGTTCATGGAAACTATAGCTGAATCTCAAACATACCACAAAAGAGAATGTGTGAAATtggataaaaaaatttagacttGAACACAAATCCTATAGACAAATGAGTCTTTAAGTGTTGAAACAAAACCTGGTTTGTTGCCCTTAATGTTCTGAAGCCATTTTGAAAAACCAAGATCAGCGccatcatcttcaacatcaaCACCACCGCTGTCCAAACCTAAAAGATtatgcaaataaaacaaaaagaaactcaaaacaaagAACCATTGAAAAAGAAGAACCCTAGAGAGTAAGTAAAAGTAATTGATTAAAAACCACACAAACCAGAAACGATAGGGTTAGACTTGGATCCAGCAAAACCAGCTTTCACGAGAGCGTAGAAGACACAAATTCGACCAGCCCATAAGACAGGGGTCTCAAGCAAGGAAGCACGAGGAGGAGACCCATTTGAGGTTTTCTTCTTCCGATAACGAAAAATTAGATGGCGGGTTAACTTGGTTCCAGGAAAGATGGACTTCTGAAGAAGTGAACAAGACGGGTTGGAGTTGGAGAGAGTAGGGATCGTTGAGTAGTGAGATCTCAAGTAGAAGGACACTGAAGGGACTTGAACCAGTGAGAGTTGCATTGTTTCTTGATCTTGGAGCGGCTGAGTTTGGGAGACTTTTGTTGAGTGGAAGTAGATAAGTCGCAACGGCGTCGTTCTCAGTTTTTTGTTAAATAGGCTTTCAAATTAAGtcgcaaaaacaaaaaatatacaagCCCAGACAgaccattatgtttttttgggactaataataaaaagaaactaGTTAAAATTAGCCGAACATCAATTTTGTCCATTAAAAAATCTCACTCACACTCGCACTCGCACTAATGCAACAGTTGATCGATTGAGGAAGTCTGATAATTGGTCAGGGAAGAGCGTATGCTGTTGAGAACAAGCTCTAGAGTATTACATGAGAAAGACTCTTTCATCACAGTGAGAGATGGAGATGGTCTTAGCTGCATATAAAAAGAAATGCCAGAATAAGAGTAGTTTTTGGTTCTCATGCAATGTAAG
The Camelina sativa cultivar DH55 chromosome 6, Cs, whole genome shotgun sequence genome window above contains:
- the LOC104698698 gene encoding splicing factor 1-like, which codes for KDSGLHLKLGKRKTKWGPDLSQDIGVKKARVLAYQKRLDQITQRLASGTLEVETNRESALASQNTNDISIAEQLEFEKREAIGEILELNPRYKAPRDYKPLLKEARLPIDVKDHSDFSFLSIIFGSQGDTQTRLEKETGAKVQIFGTKTGGEKVELSPSHENEIQTPWQTLYFQISSDTYEKVDAAIAVIELLMSSVSGNTGADAAPSSSRSEDISTNPALTSEQPTDSSLQPPESQLQQHGSSFPWASNQAPFHPPLIPSASGHGYSIQEQAPFHPHMPRPPDSFAFNLSNTPRAYSVTATPYAGSQIQPIGPHSTMRPSTLFTFQPVHRPTLLPDVVSSNMAQSVRPLAPNFSPHPVAHQQGTEPPSIPFPTSINLKHLAEYGSGGSMRPMSVSAHITGRHAGLAPPPDRPINTAPRPFSGDFGFLTQQPNVVSTPHISPRPNSQSAHLPHLSFQAPSVTLNPRHLGQNFTRLQHFDRQMEQPLSHPSTPFHGNARSSNLQNFGPPSSHQMRPRNFPGAQFLQHSTHFPPRPVFHHDNLVPRGQPQIRHRFNSGVHQVYDPFSPGDV
- the LOC104790406 gene encoding uncharacterized protein LOC104790406, with the protein product MQLSLVQVPSVSFYLRSHYSTIPTLSNSNPSCSLLQKSIFPGTKLTRHLIFRYRKKKTSNGSPPRASLLETPVLWAGRICVFYALVKAGFAGSKSNPIVSGLDSGGVDVEDDGADLGFSKWLQNIKGNKPEKDAADKRKLVSKWHPTTKGTLRRNYRVPSKGEGNRLLKAIASLLSDDDHFRDATSHKGCQIRRESAHGQSVCCNNVRALFDELPTPHLVVEITPFPAGPLTENDYLKAEKLERILRSGPNI